One region of Bdellovibrio bacteriovorus genomic DNA includes:
- a CDS encoding ATPase, T2SS/T4P/T4SS family codes for MAINPNCNLIAVVGGKGGVGKSVFAANFACTLMNELRSQVLLIDADSKSVGDQNVIMGIKPQKTLKELASFQGSLNSQPMNSLVTMHQSGLAYVGAVRGPEESLNISPDLLGKLLEFFSRAYKFVVVDVGTDLGPAQMAVLQEATAIMIVTSPEVLVVTQTQRLINELLSATLPKDMFQLVINKASPTGLSPQTISNQLQLPFLGIIPQDEATSMMALQKYTPFVLAAPKAPITAAYYDVARKLSGGILQRLKSISRPKPAPAADSSSNAAGAALPVNGMDPRTLLKIRVHNELIRTVDLKKLLLDTKQDEGKEKEIREKTKREITLIVDREAPDTARDERSKIIKEVLEEALGLGPLEDLLADADVSEIMVNGFRKIFIEKSGKVQLSPVTFTSNDHLRRIIERIVTPLGRQINDSTPYVDARLKDGSRVNAVIEPLAIDGPALTIRKFKKGGITPEKYINYGSITKNMIDFLRICVENGLNVVISGGTGSGKTSLLNMLSSFIPSNERVITVEDAAELQLQQEHVVRLETRPPSMEGSNAVTIRDLIKNALRMRPDRIIVGECRDGAALDMLQAMNTGHDGSMTTTHANSPRECIARLETLCMMSGMELPVRAIREQISGAVNLIVQISRLSDGSRKILSITEVAGMQGDVVTLAEIFRFKETGYDKNRKINGVFQATGTIPSFIQKLSDKGVVIPREIFANDPTTNTPGAPAASQKPPIAAAMPKMPGVAPVKKSG; via the coding sequence TTGGCTATTAATCCGAATTGTAATCTCATCGCAGTTGTTGGCGGTAAAGGCGGCGTAGGTAAGTCTGTCTTTGCGGCTAACTTTGCTTGCACCCTCATGAATGAACTTCGCTCTCAGGTTCTTTTGATCGACGCTGACAGTAAAAGCGTGGGCGATCAGAACGTGATCATGGGTATTAAGCCTCAGAAAACTCTGAAAGAACTTGCAAGCTTCCAAGGATCCCTAAATTCTCAACCAATGAACTCGCTGGTAACAATGCACCAATCCGGTCTTGCTTACGTGGGCGCGGTTCGTGGTCCGGAAGAATCTTTGAATATCTCTCCTGATCTTCTAGGCAAACTTTTAGAATTCTTTTCTCGCGCCTATAAGTTCGTCGTTGTCGACGTCGGAACTGATTTGGGCCCGGCACAAATGGCGGTTCTTCAAGAAGCAACGGCCATCATGATCGTAACAAGTCCCGAAGTTCTGGTTGTTACGCAAACTCAACGTCTTATCAATGAACTTCTTTCTGCAACTTTACCGAAAGATATGTTCCAGCTTGTGATTAACAAAGCTTCTCCGACAGGCTTGTCACCACAAACTATTTCGAATCAATTGCAACTTCCGTTTTTGGGAATCATTCCTCAAGACGAAGCGACTTCAATGATGGCTTTGCAAAAGTATACGCCGTTCGTACTAGCTGCGCCGAAAGCACCTATCACGGCTGCGTATTATGATGTCGCTCGTAAACTCAGCGGTGGTATCTTACAAAGATTAAAGTCAATTTCTCGTCCGAAGCCGGCTCCGGCCGCTGACTCATCATCGAATGCCGCTGGCGCTGCCCTTCCTGTCAATGGAATGGATCCGCGCACACTTTTAAAAATTCGCGTGCATAATGAGCTCATCAGAACTGTCGATTTAAAGAAACTTCTTCTTGATACCAAACAAGACGAAGGAAAAGAAAAAGAGATTCGCGAAAAAACAAAACGTGAAATCACTTTGATTGTCGACCGCGAAGCCCCGGATACAGCTCGCGATGAGCGCTCTAAGATCATTAAAGAAGTTTTGGAAGAAGCTTTGGGCTTAGGGCCTTTAGAAGATCTATTAGCGGATGCCGACGTATCCGAGATCATGGTAAATGGTTTTAGAAAAATCTTTATCGAGAAAAGTGGTAAGGTTCAGCTGAGTCCCGTCACATTTACATCCAACGATCACTTGCGTCGTATTATCGAGCGTATCGTGACTCCGCTGGGACGTCAGATCAATGATTCAACTCCTTACGTGGATGCCCGTCTTAAAGATGGCTCGCGTGTGAACGCCGTCATTGAACCTTTGGCGATTGACGGACCGGCTCTAACTATTCGTAAATTTAAAAAAGGTGGTATTACTCCTGAAAAGTATATCAACTACGGAAGTATCACGAAGAACATGATCGACTTCCTTCGCATCTGCGTGGAAAACGGTCTGAACGTGGTGATCTCTGGTGGTACCGGTTCCGGTAAAACCTCGCTTCTGAATATGCTTTCTTCGTTTATTCCATCTAATGAGCGTGTGATCACTGTCGAGGACGCGGCCGAGCTGCAACTTCAACAGGAACACGTCGTGCGTTTAGAGACTCGTCCTCCTTCAATGGAAGGGTCCAACGCCGTTACTATTCGTGACTTGATCAAAAATGCCCTGCGTATGCGTCCTGACCGCATCATCGTCGGTGAGTGCCGTGACGGCGCCGCCCTTGATATGTTGCAAGCGATGAACACGGGTCACGATGGTTCAATGACTACGACTCACGCCAACAGTCCGCGTGAGTGTATCGCTCGTCTTGAGACTCTTTGTATGATGTCGGGAATGGAACTTCCCGTTCGCGCGATCCGTGAACAAATCTCGGGTGCGGTGAATTTGATTGTGCAGATTTCTCGTCTGTCTGACGGTAGCCGTAAAATCTTAAGCATCACTGAAGTTGCGGGCATGCAAGGTGATGTCGTGACTTTGGCGGAAATCTTCCGTTTCAAAGAAACAGGTTACGATAAGAATAGAAAAATCAATGGTGTCTTCCAGGCAACAGGAACGATTCCAAGCTTTATCCAAAAACTAAGCGACAAAGGTGTCGTAATTCCTCGAGAGATCTTTGCCAATGATCCAACGACGAATACACCAGGCGCACCAGCAGCGTCGCAAAAACCACCTATCGCAGCAGCAATGCCAAAAATGCCAGGCGTCGCTCCGGTAAAGAAATCGGGATAG
- a CDS encoding outer membrane protein assembly factor BamD has translation MLKTLRVITIVAALGLLVSGCSTTEKNSDTPDGAFAIAQEYDESERYEEAIRRYTEVKNKFPYSNFATKAELAIADVYFKQESYAESQVAYQMFKELHPTAPQSDYVQFRIGMSYYNQLPTTIDRDLTLANDAILNLSEVIKKYPNSQYVTEAKEKRSAAIKMLAEKEEYIADFYFKRKIFDSALPRYEGLYNNYRNLGFDAKALSRAAICAAKIGDSARAKKYQELLAKDFPDSKEFKAATKEIE, from the coding sequence ATGCTAAAAACGCTCCGAGTCATAACTATCGTCGCGGCTTTGGGACTTCTTGTTTCGGGCTGTTCAACTACTGAGAAAAACTCCGACACTCCAGACGGAGCTTTCGCAATCGCGCAAGAATACGACGAAAGTGAACGCTATGAAGAAGCGATTCGTCGTTACACAGAAGTAAAAAACAAATTTCCGTACAGCAATTTCGCGACAAAGGCGGAACTTGCAATTGCCGATGTTTACTTCAAACAAGAATCTTACGCTGAATCTCAAGTCGCATATCAAATGTTCAAAGAGCTTCATCCGACAGCTCCCCAATCTGATTACGTTCAATTCCGCATCGGGATGAGTTACTACAATCAGCTGCCAACCACGATTGATCGCGATTTAACTCTGGCAAATGATGCGATTCTCAATCTATCGGAAGTCATTAAGAAATATCCAAACTCTCAGTACGTGACTGAAGCCAAAGAAAAGCGCAGCGCTGCGATTAAAATGCTAGCAGAAAAAGAAGAATACATCGCAGATTTTTACTTCAAACGTAAGATCTTCGACAGCGCTCTTCCTCGTTACGAAGGGCTTTACAACAACTACCGCAATTTGGGTTTTGATGCGAAAGCCCTTTCTCGCGCTGCCATTTGTGCTGCGAAAATTGGTGATTCCGCTCGCGCTAAAAAATACCAAGAGCTGTTAGCGAAAGACTTCCCTGACAGCAAAGAATTTAAAGCTGCTACGAAGGAGATCGAGTGA
- a CDS encoding tetratricopeptide repeat protein: MNALHDDMLSEARGYFINGNYKMAEPILNQMLLQNTRNPEVYQMLATIFYDKGQFSKAIKTFKRALEIDPTYTDASVGLSIILNDLGKYDEGKQVFLDAQVQLEKKSGKQDPFVDEKLASKHEELADLYYQYKRYNEALEQLLKAQKLSSRKAEVTMRIAEVHVQLGQHDRAIKDLKALIREYPHLIPARLKLGAIYYNSNNIAEATEQWENILIRDPQHPEALRYLKMAQAAGITSIDL, encoded by the coding sequence ATGAATGCTCTTCACGACGATATGCTTTCTGAAGCCCGTGGATACTTCATCAACGGGAATTACAAAATGGCTGAGCCCATTTTGAATCAGATGCTTTTGCAAAACACTCGCAATCCCGAAGTTTACCAAATGCTGGCGACAATCTTTTACGATAAAGGTCAGTTCAGCAAAGCGATTAAAACCTTTAAACGCGCTTTGGAAATCGATCCGACTTACACCGATGCCAGCGTAGGTCTTTCCATTATTCTGAATGATTTAGGTAAGTACGACGAAGGAAAACAGGTTTTCCTAGACGCCCAAGTGCAACTAGAAAAGAAATCCGGCAAACAAGATCCATTCGTCGATGAAAAGCTTGCCTCTAAGCATGAGGAGCTTGCGGATCTTTATTATCAGTACAAACGTTATAACGAAGCTCTTGAACAACTGCTTAAGGCGCAGAAACTTTCTAGCAGAAAAGCCGAAGTTACTATGCGCATCGCAGAGGTTCACGTGCAATTGGGACAACACGATCGCGCGATTAAGGACTTAAAAGCGTTGATTCGTGAGTATCCGCACTTAATTCCAGCTCGCCTAAAGCTCGGTGCTATATATTACAACTCAAACAATATTGCTGAAGCCACTGAACAATGGGAGAATATTCTTATTCGGGACCCACAACACCCCGAAGCCTTACGCTATTTGAAAATGGCGCAAGCAGCTGGCATTACTTCAATTGATTTGTAA
- a CDS encoding tetratricopeptide repeat protein, which produces MSKLKSLSVFFLSLILPALCMAQTATSAELFKQGTQAYLAKDYAKARESFTQALDQDPNNAVVLTNLALAEFQLGKKPLAVGLLRKALTSDPELSTAEASLKFVLSQLGVREVPRQIETYESVRTKLIQPVPLSAYLILSALTFFAAGWTLISYGGRRRKAMQEETSAPGFPMVSTLLTLSFVIFTGLLALKVYDSTILRGTIIEEKVSLQTAPGDNQVAILELFGGMEVVAHQTQGDWVQITYPGSLTGWVKKASVLMTR; this is translated from the coding sequence ATGTCGAAACTGAAATCTCTCTCTGTGTTCTTTCTGTCACTCATTTTGCCCGCTCTATGTATGGCGCAGACGGCAACTTCTGCAGAGCTATTTAAGCAAGGCACTCAAGCATATCTTGCAAAAGATTATGCAAAAGCGCGCGAGTCATTCACACAAGCACTGGACCAAGATCCCAATAACGCCGTCGTATTGACGAATTTAGCGCTCGCGGAGTTTCAATTGGGAAAAAAACCTCTGGCGGTCGGCCTTCTGCGCAAAGCTCTGACTTCGGATCCTGAATTATCGACGGCGGAAGCAAGTCTCAAATTTGTTCTGTCACAACTGGGAGTGCGCGAAGTTCCTCGCCAAATCGAAACGTATGAATCGGTGCGCACGAAGTTGATTCAACCCGTTCCTCTTTCTGCCTATTTGATTTTATCCGCGCTCACGTTTTTTGCCGCGGGATGGACACTGATTTCTTATGGCGGGCGTCGAAGAAAAGCGATGCAGGAAGAAACGTCAGCTCCGGGATTTCCGATGGTCAGTACACTTCTAACGCTGAGCTTTGTGATATTTACAGGGCTTTTGGCGCTGAAAGTCTATGATTCCACGATTTTACGAGGGACGATCATTGAAGAAAAGGTGTCTTTGCAGACAGCACCTGGGGACAATCAGGTGGCTATTCTTGAGCTCTTTGGCGGAATGGAAGTCGTCGCTCACCAAACTCAAGGAGACTGGGTGCAAATTACTTACCCAGGATCTCTTACCGGATGGGTTAAAAAAGCCTCTGTGCTGATGACGCGTTGA
- the cpaB gene encoding Flp pilus assembly protein CpaB: protein MGSNETRNLWLSIAAGVFATFLLYSYSQEKKAEYDKRYGTTKRVVVAKEDIAEMQTIYDTMVETKELPADFIQPDAITIPDEIIGNVAAVPIRKGQMVVKNNLLTPGPDTGIALQVAPSKRAVAIPVDEVRGVAKLIRPGDRVDIFAAVDSGKGVNQRREVFTMLSDVVVLATGVSVMNNIPRMFELDSTGKNLTQIALTGDTKYTTITVEATPKEAQDLFYILSTAPGNIFFALRNPNDRTVPPRMPSSTAESVAGKPMVSMDAPAAPPIAMPQRPVYTPPVQQQRTAPPPAQRPRTNGFQTL, encoded by the coding sequence ATGGGATCTAACGAGACTCGAAATCTTTGGCTTTCGATTGCAGCAGGGGTCTTTGCTACCTTCCTGCTGTACAGCTATTCGCAAGAAAAGAAAGCCGAGTACGACAAGCGTTACGGCACAACGAAACGTGTGGTCGTTGCTAAAGAAGATATCGCAGAAATGCAAACCATCTACGATACGATGGTGGAAACTAAAGAGTTACCTGCTGACTTCATTCAGCCGGATGCCATCACCATCCCTGACGAAATCATCGGCAACGTGGCTGCTGTTCCTATTCGTAAAGGCCAAATGGTCGTAAAGAACAACCTTCTTACACCAGGACCTGATACAGGTATTGCGTTGCAAGTGGCACCGAGCAAACGTGCGGTGGCAATTCCTGTGGATGAAGTTCGTGGTGTCGCAAAACTGATTCGTCCTGGAGACCGCGTGGATATCTTTGCTGCTGTTGACAGTGGTAAGGGTGTAAACCAACGCCGTGAAGTCTTCACGATGCTTTCAGACGTTGTCGTTCTGGCAACGGGTGTGAGTGTTATGAATAACATTCCACGTATGTTTGAGTTGGATTCAACAGGTAAAAACTTAACGCAAATTGCTTTAACTGGGGATACGAAATATACGACGATCACGGTTGAAGCGACGCCAAAGGAAGCTCAAGACTTGTTCTATATCTTGTCGACAGCTCCAGGTAATATCTTCTTTGCTTTAAGAAATCCGAACGACAGAACCGTTCCACCGCGCATGCCTAGCTCGACGGCGGAATCTGTTGCCGGAAAACCAATGGTATCGATGGATGCGCCAGCCGCACCTCCAATCGCAATGCCACAGAGACCCGTTTATACACCACCCGTACAACAACAAAGAACTGCGCCTCCGCCAGCACAAAGACCGCGCACCAATGGATTTCAAACACTGTAG
- a CDS encoding Flp1 family type IVb pilin, with protein MKKFKNFSKNLLKNKQGQGATEYILLLVVVVALVVMFKDRIKQTMEGKIEALSSSIMSVE; from the coding sequence ATGAAGAAGTTTAAGAATTTTTCTAAGAATCTTTTGAAGAACAAACAAGGTCAAGGTGCGACTGAGTACATCCTATTGCTTGTCGTTGTCGTGGCTCTAGTTGTTATGTTCAAAGATAGAATTAAACAAACTATGGAAGGCAAAATCGAAGCTCTTTCTAGCTCGATCATGTCTGTTGAGTAG
- a CDS encoding BON domain-containing protein — translation MRRNILTAGLLLSLAVGPCAMAQEELVAEPSSAVADEGTGVYRSRKFINLTLGIEQDEKLPPLPDSIEFKGDFRRVVTAAYAKDLNVIRFTPKAEGFATLTIHDKRNGKVVAEFRIDVKKSKLDKVVREMRALLGDIEGINIKIVNNKVVVDGQILLPKDLARIFNVVKQFGDQASSLVTLSPLAQKKIAEFIARDINNPEIEVRAVNDKIILQGWANSDEEAKRAEIIAKTYLPDIVIDAAEDGGPIKKRRPLNDGVINLIQIKEAAPRPPAKMIQMVIHYVELNKDYSKAFKFQFTPELGDNSQMTFQTGGDSPGGVISSITGTVSNLLPKLNWAKQHGHARVLESTSLIVEDGKKGEIKQVTDQPYPVIGKDGTQGTAFASVGIVTAITPSLLGEKSGSVKMDMSFEVSSLLGNTPLGAPIVSKNQMSSTVTVRDRQSAAVGGLIRNSTSTGYNRPAGQKNPIISLYASKDFIKQQSQFVVFVTPIVKTSASSGAEQIKKKFRLRD, via the coding sequence ATGAGACGAAATATACTGACTGCAGGACTGCTGTTAAGTCTCGCCGTGGGACCATGTGCAATGGCCCAGGAAGAACTCGTTGCAGAACCATCGTCAGCCGTAGCTGATGAAGGCACTGGCGTTTATCGTTCCCGCAAATTCATCAATCTGACTTTGGGGATTGAGCAGGATGAAAAACTTCCGCCACTTCCGGATAGCATTGAATTTAAAGGTGACTTCCGTCGTGTCGTCACGGCCGCTTACGCTAAAGACCTCAATGTCATTCGCTTCACCCCTAAGGCGGAAGGCTTTGCGACTTTAACAATTCATGACAAACGTAACGGCAAGGTCGTTGCGGAATTCCGTATTGACGTTAAGAAAAGTAAACTCGACAAAGTCGTGCGTGAAATGCGTGCGCTCTTAGGTGATATCGAAGGTATCAATATCAAGATCGTTAATAACAAAGTTGTCGTTGACGGTCAGATCCTTCTTCCAAAAGACTTAGCTCGTATCTTTAACGTCGTAAAACAATTCGGTGACCAGGCGTCTTCACTAGTGACTTTAAGTCCTTTGGCGCAAAAGAAAATCGCTGAATTTATCGCTCGTGATATCAACAACCCCGAGATCGAAGTTCGTGCCGTGAATGACAAAATCATTCTTCAAGGCTGGGCTAATAGTGATGAAGAAGCCAAACGTGCCGAAATCATTGCCAAAACATACCTTCCGGATATCGTGATTGATGCTGCCGAAGACGGCGGCCCGATCAAGAAACGTCGTCCTTTGAATGATGGTGTTATCAACCTTATTCAAATTAAAGAAGCGGCTCCACGTCCACCGGCAAAAATGATCCAGATGGTTATTCACTATGTGGAACTAAATAAGGACTACTCAAAAGCCTTTAAGTTCCAGTTCACTCCAGAGCTAGGTGACAACTCGCAAATGACTTTCCAAACTGGTGGTGACAGTCCTGGTGGAGTTATCAGTTCTATCACAGGTACGGTTTCTAACTTGTTGCCTAAACTGAACTGGGCAAAACAACACGGTCACGCTCGTGTACTTGAAAGTACAAGCTTGATCGTTGAGGACGGTAAAAAGGGTGAAATCAAACAGGTAACGGACCAACCTTATCCAGTTATCGGTAAAGACGGTACCCAAGGAACGGCGTTCGCCTCTGTCGGTATCGTGACAGCCATCACTCCATCACTTCTAGGGGAAAAATCTGGAAGCGTGAAAATGGATATGAGCTTTGAAGTGAGCAGCTTATTGGGTAATACGCCACTAGGCGCTCCGATCGTCAGTAAAAATCAAATGTCGAGTACCGTGACTGTTCGTGACCGTCAAAGTGCCGCAGTGGGTGGTTTGATCCGTAACTCCACTTCGACTGGTTACAATCGTCCTGCTGGACAAAAGAACCCGATCATCAGCCTTTATGCATCTAAAGATTTCATCAAGCAACAAAGCCAGTTTGTGGTCTTTGTGACTCCAATTGTGAAGACTTCTGCGAGCTCGGGTGCGGAGCAAATTAAGAAGAAGTTCCGTTTACGCGACTAA
- the hpt gene encoding hypoxanthine phosphoribosyltransferase, which produces MAQLKEQMVPFLTSDEIAEIVESLAEQIESDYDGKDVVFICPLRGSIHFTADLMRKVDLPQQVDFVHVQAVEKGGAIKIVKDISVNIAGKHVLIVEEIIDTGRTLSFLRSRLFASAPASLKIVTLLDKPARRELPIKADYIGRTIDDRYVVGYGMDSEEVGRNYPDIYTMKN; this is translated from the coding sequence ATGGCACAACTAAAAGAACAGATGGTTCCCTTCCTTACTAGCGACGAAATTGCAGAGATTGTTGAAAGCTTAGCTGAACAAATCGAAAGCGATTACGATGGAAAGGATGTGGTTTTTATCTGTCCTCTTCGTGGTTCTATCCATTTCACAGCGGATTTAATGCGTAAAGTTGACCTTCCTCAACAAGTGGACTTCGTTCACGTGCAAGCTGTTGAAAAAGGTGGCGCGATTAAAATCGTCAAAGACATTTCAGTAAATATCGCAGGCAAACACGTTTTGATCGTCGAAGAGATTATTGATACAGGCCGTACTTTAAGCTTCTTAAGAAGCCGCTTGTTTGCTTCAGCTCCAGCCTCTTTGAAAATCGTGACTCTTTTAGATAAGCCAGCACGCCGTGAATTGCCGATTAAAGCCGATTACATCGGCAGAACTATTGATGATCGTTACGTTGTTGGATACGGAATGGATTCCGAAGAAGTCGGAAGAAATTATCCAGATATCTATACAATGAAGAACTAA
- a CDS encoding HAMP domain-containing methyl-accepting chemotaxis protein yields the protein MNHISLKGRFLFVTGLLILIALVTNILSLDRLRYQNKVTSEIGEIWLPAVSKSADINLNLVNYRKLEFNLLATQSTDERKILLEEMDSLLGNITIYSKVLDPLLTTDGLRKSYDVFLTAWDEYQLESEKFKEAVDKEDASKAEKILTSSSQKAFSQAYDALKKLSDDSYMIGVQDTENVAKNFKVTMIALIAIVSISILLGASASIWNIRKVQSSLKNVAIGLETSSETIRSRATELVQSSEQISSNSTSTAASLEEIVASMEELTATVRQNSLNSNQAAEISKEGEGTVHQGQLKIQELIKVMSEISKSSSKIGEILTLIDDIAFQTNLLALNAAVEAARAGEQGKGFAVVADAVRALAQKSAGAAKEIGGLIEDATTKSKTGVNLAAQSEESLNAIVENSHKVADLIQTVAQGSHEQSQGIEQMNKALSQIDRSIQAVATSMSTVSTSSEEMQKQSEELHRMMKDLHVLVGKNKKEEQEANKDAEEKDSSAA from the coding sequence ATGAACCACATTTCTTTAAAGGGTCGATTCCTGTTTGTTACGGGTCTTTTGATCCTGATCGCGCTGGTTACAAACATTCTTTCCTTAGATCGCCTGCGCTACCAAAACAAGGTCACTAGCGAAATCGGGGAAATCTGGCTTCCCGCTGTCAGCAAGTCCGCAGATATTAACTTGAATCTCGTTAACTACCGCAAACTAGAGTTTAATCTTTTGGCGACCCAAAGCACAGATGAACGAAAAATCCTCCTTGAAGAGATGGACAGTCTTTTAGGGAACATTACGATCTACTCGAAAGTATTAGATCCTTTATTGACGACGGATGGCCTTCGAAAATCTTACGATGTCTTTTTGACTGCATGGGACGAGTACCAACTTGAGAGCGAAAAGTTTAAAGAGGCGGTTGATAAAGAAGACGCATCCAAAGCAGAAAAAATTCTGACAAGCAGTTCTCAAAAAGCGTTTTCTCAAGCCTACGATGCGCTTAAAAAGCTTTCTGACGACAGCTACATGATTGGGGTTCAGGATACAGAAAATGTTGCAAAGAACTTCAAGGTCACGATGATTGCCCTGATTGCTATTGTTTCTATCTCTATTCTTCTTGGAGCTAGTGCAAGTATCTGGAATATCCGCAAAGTTCAATCTTCATTGAAGAATGTGGCCATTGGATTAGAAACAAGTTCTGAAACTATTCGCAGTCGTGCGACCGAACTCGTTCAATCGAGTGAACAGATTTCTTCTAACTCCACATCGACTGCCGCTTCACTCGAAGAAATTGTCGCTTCGATGGAAGAGCTGACGGCAACGGTTCGCCAGAATTCCTTAAACTCAAATCAAGCCGCTGAAATTTCTAAAGAGGGTGAAGGCACAGTCCATCAAGGACAGTTGAAAATTCAAGAGCTGATCAAAGTCATGAGCGAAATCTCCAAAAGCTCTTCTAAAATTGGCGAAATTCTAACGCTGATTGATGACATCGCTTTTCAAACAAATCTTCTTGCGTTGAATGCCGCTGTAGAAGCCGCTCGCGCGGGTGAACAAGGAAAAGGTTTTGCTGTGGTGGCTGATGCCGTTCGCGCCTTAGCGCAAAAAAGTGCCGGAGCGGCCAAAGAAATCGGTGGCCTTATCGAAGACGCCACAACGAAAAGTAAAACCGGCGTCAATCTAGCCGCGCAAAGTGAAGAGTCATTAAACGCCATAGTTGAAAATTCACACAAAGTTGCTGACCTTATTCAAACCGTCGCACAGGGATCTCACGAGCAGTCTCAGGGCATTGAACAAATGAATAAAGCGCTTTCGCAGATTGATCGCAGCATTCAGGCCGTGGCGACATCCATGAGTACCGTGTCGACCTCTTCGGAAGAAATGCAGAAACAATCCGAAGAACTGCATCGCATGATGAAGGACCTGCACGTTTTAGTCGGAAAAAATAAAAAAGAAGAACAAGAAGCAAATAAAGACGCGGAAGAAAAAGATTCTTCTGCGGCGTAA